One window from the genome of Populus alba chromosome 15, ASM523922v2, whole genome shotgun sequence encodes:
- the LOC118051006 gene encoding ERAD-associated E3 ubiquitin-protein ligase component HRD3A, which yields MQKYRLTLSLLIFSLLSPPLLAGPFVLILSQDDLKDIPSSATTTDADPAESLPDWDEFGDSDSKPEHELEPGSWRPIFEPDAVNSSTSESKLDTEMEQYYSAVEKMLSAVSDGEVGVMEESVAEIEELASVKGNSHAQSVLGFLYGLGQIKERNKAKAFLYHNFAAKGGNLHSKLAIAYTHYRQHMYEKAVKLYAELAEVAVNSFLISKYSPVIEPVRIHNGAEENKEALRKSRGEDDDVFQILEYQAQKGNAGAMYKIGYFYYFGLRGLRRDHAKALAWFSKAVEKGEPRSMELLGEIYARGAGVERNYTKALEWLTLAANQQLYSAYNGMGYLYVKGYGVEKKNYTKAKEYFERAADNEDAGGHYNLGVIHLKGIGVKRDVKLACQYFIAAANAGQPKAFYQLAKMFHMGVGLKKNLPMATGLYKLVAERGPWNSLSRWALESYLKGNVGKASLLYSRMAELGYEIAQSNAAWILDKYAEHSMCVGESGFCTDSERHQRAHSLWWEASEQGNEHAALLIGDAYYYGRGTVRDYERAAEAYMRAKSQSNAQAMFNLGYMHEHGKGLPFDLHLAKRYYDQALEIDSAAKLPVTLALTSLWIRKNYADSFMVHVIDSLPEFYPKIEAWVENVILEEGNATILTLFVCLLTVLYFRERQRRNAGVAAGEVGIPDQPIEHAPPAPN from the exons ATGCAGAAATACAgactcactctctctctcctaattttctctctcctctccccCCCTCTCCTCGCCGGCCCATTCGTTCTCATCCTCTCACAAGACGACCTTAAAGACATCCCTTCCTCCGCCACCACCACAGATGCGGACCCCGCTGAGTCACTGCCCGACTGGGACGAGTTCGGCGACTCTGACTCCAAACCCGAACACGAACTCGAACCTGGCTCCTGGCGCCCGATCTTTGAACCCGACGCCGTCAATTCCTCCACTTCCGAATCGAAACTCGATACGGAGATGGAGCAGTATTACTCCGCCGTGGAGAAGATGTTGTCGGCGGTGAGTGACGGCGAGGTTGGAGTTATGGAGGAATCAGTGGCGGAAATTGAGGAATTGGCGAGTGTGAAGGGGAATTCGCATGCCCAAtcggttttagggtttttgtatGGGTTAGGGCAAATTAAAGAGAGGAATAAAGCTAAGGCTTTTTTGTATCATAATTTCGCGGCCAAGGGAGGCAATTTGCATTCTAAACTGGCTATTGCCTACACTCATTACCGGCAGCAC aTGTATGAAAAGGCAGTTAAATTATATGCGGAATTAGCAGAAGTAGCAGTAAATAGTTTTTTGATTTCAAAGTATTCTCCTGTGATTGAACCAGTTAGGATACATAATGGGGCTGAGGAGAATAAGGAGGCCTTGAGGAAATCACGAGGGGAGGATGATGACGTGTTCCAGATTTTGGAATATCAAGCTCAAAAAGGGAATGCAGGTGCTATGTATAAAATTGGGTATTTTTACTACTTTGGATTAAGAGGATTGAGGCGTGATCATGCTAAAGCATTGGCATGGTTTTCAAAGGCTGTGGAGAAAGGGGAACCTAGATCAATGGAACTTCTTGGTGAAATATATGCGCGGGGAGCTGGAGTTGAGAGGAATTATACTAAAGCGCTTGAATGGCTTACACTTGCAGCAAATCAGCAGCTTTATTCGGCTTATAATGGCATGGGGTATTTGTATGTCAAGGGCTATGGAGTGGAAAAGAAGAACTACACTAAA gcaAAAGAATATTTTGAGAGGGCTGCTGACAATGAAGATGCTGGTGGGCACTATAACCTTGGAGTAATACATCTTAAAGGGATTGGGGTAAAGAGAGATGTAAAGCTAGCATGCCAATATTTTATAGCAGCTGCTAATGCAGGTCAACCAAAGGCATTTTACCAGCTGGCAAAGATGTTTCATATGGGTGTGGGGCTTAAAAAGAATCTTCCTATG GCTACTGGATTATACAAACTAGTAGCAGAACGAGGCCCATGGAACTCCTTGTCTAGATGGGCATTGGAATCATACCTAAAAGGCAATGTAGGCAAAGCATCCTTGTTGTATTCAAGGATGGCTGAGCTGGGCTATGAGATTGCACAAAGTAATGCTGCATGGattcttgataaatatgcaGAGCATAGCATGTGCGTGGGAGAATCTGGATTTTGTACAGATTCAGAAAGACACCAGCGGGCTCATTCTTTGTGGTGGGAAGCTTCAGAGCAGGGTAATGAACATGCTGCTTTGCTGATTGGTGATGCATATTACTATGGTCGG gGCACTGTGAGGGATTATGAACGAGCGGCAGAGGCTTACATGCGTGCCAAATCTCAATCTAATGCACAAGCTATGTTCAATCTTGGTTACATGCATGAGCATGGTAAAGGACTTCCATTTGACCTTCATCTTGCCAAGCGATACTATGACCAAGCTCTAGAGATCGATTCTGCAGCAAAGTTACCTGTCACACTGGCCCTCACAAGCTTGTGGATAAGAAAGAACTACGCAGACAGTTTCATG GTACACGTGATTGACTCGTTGCCTGAATTCTATCCAAAAATCGAAGCATGGGTGGAGAATGTTATCCTGGAAGAAGGAAATGCAACAATACTTACTCTATTTGTCTGTCTTCTTACGGTTCTCTATTTTCGTGAAAGGCAACGCAGGAATGCTGGTGTTGCTGCTGGTGAGGTTGGCATACCAGACCAACCTATTGAGCATGCTCCTCCTGCACCCAATTAG